The region AGTCATGCCGGTGGAGAAATGTTGCTTCGTGTAAGCACCAATCCATTAAGTTCTAATAGCATACATGTCATTTAACCAAGCATGATCCTCAAGATCGTGCTTCTCGACTAATTGCCCCCATCTACCTTCAAATTCTGTATGTGTCAACGACTTGTACACACATGCATTAAACTCTGTCTTGAACTCCGGATAATTTGTGTACATATAAGACAACTTCTCGGGAAACTTACTACGTATATGCCATGTACAATATGTATGCTTTGTTTGTGGCATAGGCATGGCCTCGGCAATGGCATTTCCCAATGCAATGTCTTGATCAATAATAATTGTTCGAGGCGGTTTATTGTCGACGGCTTCCAACCATGTCCTCAAAACCCACTTATACGATGCCTCAGTCTCATCCATTACAAGTGCAAATCCAAATAGTatattttgataatggtggtttACGCCCATAATAGGTATGAAAGGCATACAATACCTATTCATCCGGTAAGTTGAATCAAACGTAACCACATCACCAAAATTCTTGTACGCGTTCATGGACCGAGGATCAACCCACGCCAAACCCCGTACACGATTCTCATCATCTACATCCACCCAATAAAAGAAATTAACAAAACTATTTTCTTGTAGTTCTCGTAGCGAAAGTAATCCACACTCTGCATCACCCGAATCAAACACTCGGTGCCGAATATCACGTATGACATTACGTACGTCTTGATTAGAAAAACCAAGATTTTCAACACCCCCCTTTGTCTCGCTAAGAAACTTCATTACTTTGCTCGTCTCAATTCCCGATTTGTTAAACAACTCAATCAATGATCGCGTCATAGGATCTATGTTGAGTGATCTTTGAAAAAATTAAACTTTTTCCGGCGACACCAATTTATGATTGTGTTCTAAATCCACCGAACTAATTTGCCATTTGTCCATCTTCACTTTGTGAACGACACACATTCGAGCACCACAATTCGTTCGTGGAATTACCTCTCTAACTCGTTTTCCTTTACCAAAATCCAACGGCGTCGCTCCTACCTTTCCACCTTTTCGACAAATAAACAAACGGTATGATGGTTCATTTGTGTTTGTTCACTTATGAGTATTCCTAATTATTATCTCGAATCCCTCTTTTCGACCATAATTCCTATAAAATTCTTCCGCATCCAATGTATCGAAAATCTTGCCGACATAAGGCACAACATCGTTACTATTCTTAAATTCATGATTCTTTTTCTCAACATTTTTCTCATCTTTTACGTCATCAACATTTTCACCGTCAAAATTATCACCACCAACGTTATCATCAACATTATGACCGCCAACATTATCACCACCAACATTATCAAAATGAACATTATCACCACCAACATTATAAACATTATGAACACTAACATTATCAACATCAATATTATCACCACCAACATTATTCATATTATCATCACTATCAAGATTTACAATATCTTCATCAACAAATAACTTACGACGAGCTACGGGGTTTCATCTAACGGGGGTATAATAATCGTAATTATCATTTTCACTAAAAGAGGAACTACAAGCTTTAAATAAAAAAGAAGCCATCAACAATCGAAAACTAACATTTTGAGATCACCTTCAAGAATGAGTAAATTGAAATTAAATTTGAAATTGTTGAAAGTAAattgtaaattttaaaatgagtAATAAGAAAGTAAATGTTGAATCAAACAAACTGTCTCcagcaatgaaacattgctggaGTGACCCATTAAATATAACCACCAACCAGATTTTGGATTCATATGGCAGAGTTCCTCCTACAATCACGCATTGCGGCCTCCAACAATGAATCAATGCGGGAGTActataattaaaaatgaatttgtaatatttttaaaaatgaaaaagttatttttaattatttttttcaaatagtatttctgaatttttattattacaaaattttgtgagttttatgtttttaaaaattatcatatgagttattttagttaaaaaatcaaattatcaattttaataataaaattcatattattaattttatatttttttgtgAATTCAAACTTAATTTTTGTGtcaatattaataaaaattgaCTGGTCAAATGTTTGACTCACCCACCACATTGGCTCATTGCTGCAGTAAGGCTTGCCGCTTTGAAGCAATGTTGCagttttttttaattattttttagaatagtatttttgaatttttattattaCGAAATTTTGGGTGTTTTATGTTTTTTAAAATTATCATATGAgttattttagttaaaaaatcaaattatcaattttaataataaaatttatattattaattttatactttttttgtgaattcatacttaatttttgtgcaaatattaaatcaatatcattttttgtgccaatattaataaaaaaattgaccGGCCCACCGCATTGGCTCATTACTGCGGTAAGGCTTGCCACTTTGAAGCAATGCTGCAgttagttttaattattttttagaatagtatttttgaatttttattattaCGGAATTTTGGgagttttatgtttttaaaaattatcatatgagttattttagttaaaaaattaaattatcaattttaataataaaatttatattattaattttatacttttttgtGAATTTATACTTAATTTTTGTGCAAATATTAAATCAATATCATTTTTTGTgccaaaattaataaaaattgaCTAGTCAAAAGTTTGACCGGCCCACCGCATTGGCTCATTACTGCAGTAAGGCTTGCCGCTTTGAAGCAATGTTGCagttatttttaattattttttagaatagtatttttgaatttttattattaCGAAATTTTGGgagttttatgttttttaaaATTATCATATGAGTTATTTTCGTTAAAAAATCAAATTAtcaatttaataataaaatttatattattaattttatacttttttgtGAATTCATACTTAATTTTTGTGCAAATATTAAATCAATATCATTTTTTGTgccaatattaaaaaaaaaaattgaccGGCCCACCGCATTGGCTCATTACTGCAGTAAAGCTTGCCACTTTGAAGCAATGCTGcagttatttttaaatttttttagaatagtatttttgaatttttattattaCCAAATTTTGGgagttttatgtttttaaaaattatcatatgagttattttatttaaaaaattaaattatcaattttaataataaaagttatattattaattttttacttttttgtgaattcatacttaatttttgtgcaaatattaaatcaatatcaatttttgtgccaatattaataaaaattgaTTGGTCAAAAATTTGATCAGCCCACCGCATTGGCTCATTACTGTAGTAAGGCTTGCCTCTTTGAAGCAATGATGCAGTTGTACTTGCCGCATTGTATCATTGGGGCAGACTAGTCAACAGTCTCACCCCTCAGCTTCCGCAATTATTTTTTTGTGCCTAaatttaatttttggattttAAAATTCAGATTTCCAGCCTATAAATAGCTCTTATAATGACGACACCTTTCGATCAATAAACAATCATAGCAATACTACATTCATACATTTCAATTATCATCTGCGGTTTTTTATGTTTTTcattaaaactaatattttaattatttttccgattatatatatctaattaaattttaaattcttAACTCATTATACAATTGGTAATATAAATGGGAAGTAGTAATAAAATTAGTAAATATAGAAACAAGTGgttgttaaaattaattatatacttTTTAACTCCGTTATTATCGGAAGCAAATTAaatcattaaaatataattttttgttatttaaaaaattaaataactGCTTCATTGTTTCATTGCGGGGTTGCAATTAAAAAATGCGGTAGTACTGTTGCAATGAAACAATGAGACAGTATCTgcagcattgtttc is a window of Apium graveolens cultivar Ventura chromosome 11, ASM990537v1, whole genome shotgun sequence DNA encoding:
- the LOC141696080 gene encoding protein FAR1-RELATED SEQUENCE 5-like → MTRSLIELFNKSGIETSKVMKFLSETKGGVENLGFSNQDVRNVIRDIRHRVFDSGDAECGLLSLRELQENSFVNFFYWVDVDDENRVRGLAWVDPRSMNAYKNFGDVVTFDSTYRMNRYCMPFIPIMGVNHHYQNILFGFALVMDETEASYKWVLRTWLEAVDNKPPRTIIIDQDIALGNAIAEAMPMPQTKHTYCTWHIRSKFPEKLSYMYTNYPEFKTEFNACVYKSLTHTEFEGRWGQLVEKHDLEDHAWLNDMYAIRT